One Bradyrhizobium sp. CCGB12 genomic window carries:
- a CDS encoding NADPH:quinone oxidoreductase family protein, with protein MRAVTVREFGTPESLSIEEVASPEPGPDEILIDVRAVGVNFVDLLVIGGTYQFLPPRPFTPGKLPAGIVAKVGANVSRFSVGDRVLTTAEQGGYAERATALADHSYRIPDAMSFTDAAAMALAFDTAWFALRERGRLRKGESVLVLGATGSVGLAAVQLAKAFGAHVLAGVSSMAKADVAKAAGADEVIDLSVENLRDGLRTQVHAVTGGKGADVVIDSLGDRFFAAAFRALAWSGRLVVVGFAAGEIPTVKVNYLLVKNIEVSGLQVSDYRKRTPALMRECFEEIFALYEKGLVKPPDTSVRPLQEFAGALAEIRDRKAKSRIVLSN; from the coding sequence ATGCGTGCGGTTACCGTTCGTGAGTTTGGAACACCGGAGAGCCTCTCGATAGAAGAAGTGGCGAGCCCGGAGCCTGGCCCCGATGAGATCCTCATCGATGTGCGCGCGGTGGGCGTCAACTTCGTCGATCTCCTCGTGATCGGCGGCACCTACCAGTTCCTGCCGCCGCGACCGTTCACGCCAGGCAAGTTGCCGGCGGGCATCGTTGCAAAAGTTGGCGCCAACGTGTCAAGGTTTTCGGTCGGTGACAGGGTGCTTACGACCGCCGAGCAGGGCGGTTATGCGGAGCGCGCGACCGCGTTGGCTGACCACTCCTATCGCATTCCGGACGCCATGTCGTTTACGGACGCTGCAGCCATGGCATTGGCATTCGACACCGCCTGGTTTGCCTTGCGTGAACGTGGTCGCTTGCGCAAAGGCGAGAGCGTCCTGGTTCTCGGCGCGACCGGCAGCGTCGGGCTGGCCGCCGTCCAGCTCGCGAAGGCATTTGGCGCCCATGTACTTGCTGGCGTCTCCTCGATGGCCAAGGCCGACGTTGCTAAGGCCGCGGGTGCGGACGAGGTGATCGATCTCTCGGTGGAGAATCTGAGGGATGGGCTGCGCACACAAGTTCACGCGGTGACCGGTGGGAAGGGAGCGGACGTCGTGATCGATTCGCTCGGCGACCGCTTTTTCGCAGCCGCTTTTCGGGCCTTGGCTTGGTCGGGTCGCCTGGTGGTCGTCGGCTTCGCCGCCGGCGAGATTCCCACGGTCAAGGTAAACTACCTATTGGTAAAGAACATCGAGGTTAGCGGCCTCCAGGTCAGCGACTACCGCAAGCGGACGCCAGCCCTTATGCGCGAGTGTTTCGAGGAGATTTTCGCACTCTACGAAAAGGGTCTCGTAAAGCCTCCTGATACGTCGGTCCGGCCCCTGCAAGAGTTCGCCGGGGCGCTGGCTGAAATCCGCGACCGGAAGGCCAAGAGCCGTATTGTACTCAGCAACTGA
- a CDS encoding helix-turn-helix domain-containing protein has protein sequence MAIRYQEIANRLRAFRMGSGLSADEIARRVGISRTALYRFEKGELAKIETLEKLSELLQVSMPTLLGVGIEYMPSAVSYFERMRQFEETAEHIMVLSGPISFLLSSENFLGMLDTVLKESLPQDLPDRQKHVTQVNQIMEILAQRKEIYRRRKPGILNLISAREIRRFVQSGFVGNPSIVGAELEERRAMARAEVEHFAKVIEEDAIGVQIGVVTESLPHTHFQIFRMADTKMLTVSPFRLGEQPNIRLGVAMITSAPEATALHEKVAGEMWRGAIKGATAAAHLRGLLEAPSRNSDTVAPSREHDAPASMQDQGRIEEKSDAAESKPAGAPSSRRRAGK, from the coding sequence GTGGCCATCCGCTATCAAGAGATCGCAAACAGGCTTCGTGCTTTCCGCATGGGATCCGGCCTGAGCGCGGACGAGATCGCGCGCCGCGTTGGCATATCTCGCACGGCACTCTACAGATTCGAAAAAGGCGAACTAGCCAAAATCGAGACGCTTGAGAAGCTATCGGAACTTCTACAGGTTTCGATGCCGACGCTACTGGGCGTGGGCATCGAATACATGCCCTCGGCCGTGAGCTATTTTGAGCGCATGCGCCAGTTCGAGGAGACCGCGGAGCACATTATGGTGCTCTCCGGGCCGATATCGTTCCTTCTCTCATCGGAGAACTTTCTCGGCATGCTGGACACCGTGCTGAAGGAAAGTCTTCCGCAGGATTTGCCTGACCGCCAGAAGCACGTGACGCAAGTCAACCAGATCATGGAGATCCTCGCACAGCGCAAAGAAATCTACCGGCGGCGGAAGCCAGGAATACTCAATCTGATCTCTGCTCGAGAGATCCGGCGCTTTGTGCAAAGTGGGTTTGTCGGTAATCCATCGATCGTCGGTGCCGAACTCGAAGAAAGGCGCGCGATGGCGCGCGCCGAGGTCGAGCATTTCGCGAAAGTGATCGAGGAAGACGCGATCGGAGTCCAGATAGGAGTCGTGACGGAATCACTTCCGCACACACATTTCCAGATATTCCGAATGGCGGACACCAAGATGCTGACGGTCAGTCCGTTCCGCCTCGGCGAACAGCCGAACATCCGGCTTGGAGTGGCCATGATCACCTCAGCGCCCGAGGCAACGGCGCTGCACGAGAAAGTCGCCGGTGAGATGTGGCGGGGCGCGATCAAGGGCGCGACGGCGGCCGCTCATCTACGTGGTCTGCTGGAAGCGCCTTCGAGAAACAGCGATACAGTCGCCCCATCGCGCGAACACGATGCGCCGGCGTCAATGCAAGACCAGGGACGTATCGAGGAGAAGTCGGACGCTGCTGAGAGCAAACCCGCCGGAGCTCCGTCCAGCCGTCGTCGTGCAGGCAAGTAG
- a CDS encoding CoxG family protein, translating to MAMTMKGEVVLAADRETVWAKLNDPEILKVSVPGCQELEQVGDNAFRATVKIKVGPVGATFKGAVELKDMDPPNGYRIVGQGEGGIAGFAKGGARVELSDTVEPAGGCLLRYEVEADVGGKIAQLGNRLINGVASKTAEQFFANFAAAITT from the coding sequence ATGGCAATGACGATGAAGGGTGAAGTCGTGCTTGCGGCCGACCGTGAAACAGTCTGGGCGAAGTTGAACGATCCGGAAATACTCAAGGTTTCCGTCCCTGGTTGCCAGGAGCTCGAGCAGGTCGGTGACAATGCCTTTCGTGCTACCGTGAAGATCAAGGTCGGACCGGTGGGAGCGACCTTCAAAGGAGCGGTCGAACTAAAGGACATGGATCCGCCAAATGGCTATCGGATCGTCGGCCAGGGCGAGGGCGGTATCGCCGGATTTGCCAAGGGCGGCGCCCGTGTCGAGCTCAGTGACACTGTCGAGCCGGCCGGAGGGTGCCTGTTGCGCTACGAAGTCGAGGCTGACGTTGGAGGAAAAATCGCCCAACTCGGCAATCGCCTTATCAATGGTGTTGCCAGTAAAACGGCAGAACAGTTCTTCGCGAACTTTGCTGCAGCGATAACGACCTGA